In a single window of the Antedon mediterranea chromosome 1, ecAntMedi1.1, whole genome shotgun sequence genome:
- the LOC140055313 gene encoding epidermal retinol dehydrogenase 2-like: protein MNAIADFIILNLQILWEILRSTLRFFLPASWIAKSVAGERVLITGAGGGLGFHIATQFARKGAELVLWDINDVANRKTADAVKEIGAKVSTFKCDVSKREDVYRVARKVKEEVGEIDILVNNAGIVSGKRLMDIPDESIIKTIEINSLAHVWMIKAFLPHMISTNHGHVVTIASIAGNFGLVRLSDYCMSKFAAQGFHESVCLEALAEGATDVKFTLVNPYHITTEMFKGVKIKYPFILPSLSPTSVGKRVVDAVVTNQEVLVLPWIMHVFVYLKTILPVEVLLKVANFFGVLQSMDEFVGHGKKN from the exons ATGAATGCCATTGCTGATTTCATTATACTAAATTTACAGATATTATGGGAGATACTACGCTCGACATTGCGATTTTTTCTTCCAGCCTCTTGGATTGCCAAGTCCGTGGCCGGAGAACGTGTGCTCATTACTGGAGCTGGCGGAGGCCTAGGATTTCATATCGCTACACAATTTGCCCGAAAGGGTGCTGAATTAGTGCTGTGGGATATAAATGATGTAGCTAATAGGAAAACTGCTGATGCTGTCAAGGAAATCGGAGCTAAGGTTTCTACTTTTAAATGCGATGTATCTAAACGTGAAGATGTCTATCGTGTTGCACGAAAAGTGAAAGAGGAAGTAGGGGAGATAGATATTTTGGTAAACAATGCGGGTATTGTTTCGGGAAAACGACTGATGGATATTCCAGACGAATCCATTATTAAAACAATAGAGATAAACTCACTAGCTCACGTTTGG atGATTAAAGCTTTTTTGCCGCATATGATATCAACCAACCATGGACATGTTGTAACCATTGCGAGTATTGCTGGCAATTTTGGGCTTGTTAGACTTAGCGACTACTGTATGAGCAAGTTTGCAGCGCAGGGTTTCCATGAATCGGTGTGCTTAGAAGCTCTAGCTGAGGGCGCTACAGACGTGAAATTCACCCTGGTTAACCCGTATCACATCACTACAGAAATGTTCAAAGGTGTCAAAATAAA ATATCCATTCATACTACCTAGCCTGTCACCCACATCTGTTGGCAAGAGAGTGGTAGATGCTGTCGTCACTAATCAAGAGGTTTTAGTCTTACCTTGGATCATGCACGTTTTTGTGTATCTTAAAAC AATTTTGCCAGTGGAAGTACTGCTCAAAGTTGCAAACTTTTTCGGCGTTCTTCAAAGTATGGATGAATTCGTCGGTCACGGAAAGAAGAACTGA
- the LOC140055321 gene encoding large ribosomal subunit protein uL30-like, with translation MADKKLQQVPETLLKKRKKNLTEKARKVQARLLNKKSSEKKRKVIFKRAEQYIREYRRKERDEIRMKRQARAAGNFYVPGEAKLAFVVRIRGINGVSPRVKKILQLLRLRQIHNGIFIRLNHATLQMLRLVEPYIAWGYPNLKTVRELIYKRGYGKVDRRRVAITDNSVIEGTLGNLGIICVEDLIHEIFTVGPNFKKANNFIWPFKLSSPRGGYKKKGNHFVEGGDYGNREDKINNFVAQMN, from the exons ATGGCGGATAA gAAGCTCCAGCAAGTACCTGAGACCCTCCTCAAAAAGAGGAAGAAGAACTTAACTGAAAAGGCCAGAAAGGTTCAGGCACGTCTCCTAAACAAGAAATCATCAGAAAAGAAGAGAAAAGTAATCTTCAAGCGCGCCGAGCAGTATATCCGTGAATACCGCCGCAAAGAACGTGATGAGATTCGAATGAAACGTCAAGCCAGAGCGGCTGGAAACTTTTACGTTCCAGGAGAAGCCAAGTTGGCATTTGTTGTCAGAATTCGAGG TATTAATGGTGTGAGTCCTCGAGTAAAGAAGATCTTGCAGTTACTTCGTTTACGACAGATCCACAATGGTATATTCATCCGCCTCAACCATGCAACTCTTCAAATGCTCCGACTTGTTGAACCATACATCGCTTGGGG ATACCCAAATTTGAAGACTGTGCGTGAATTGATCTACAAACGTGGATATGGAAAGGTTGACAGAAGACGTGTAGCTATTACCGACAACTCTGTTATTGAAGGCACACTAG gcaaCCTTGGAATTATCTGTGTTGAAGATCTTATTCACGAGATATTCACAGTTGGACCCAATTTCAAGAAAGCTAATAATTTCATATGGCCATTCAAGCTGAGCTCACCGCGAGGTGGATACAAAAAGAAGGGCAATCACTTTGTTGAAGGTGGAGATTATGGAAACAGggaagacaaaataaacaactttGTCGCTCagatgaattaa
- the LOC140046200 gene encoding mitochondrial nicotinamide adenine dinucleotide transporter SLC25A51-like: MTNKNMSLHQDSGGLLNNAKTAEMQVQPTSETISPEPVHESLEFFYGGGAAFINIMVTFPLNKVLFRQQLHGIGVERAFAQLQREGPAMIFRGVLPPLLQKTTSTALMFGLYDQYSKMIRHQFPSIPVSSAKMLAAVFSGTSEAILVPFERVQTVLQDNRQKHYRNTIHVFKELYSKYGIKELYRGLTPILLRNGPSNAVFFGFRHELKDLLPEAQTQTGNILNDFVSGAVLGASISTVWYPINVVKTRMMVKVGGEYLSFRQTFWNIYYERGKRLYSLFYGVHLNFSRALISWGIINASYELLKQTFTPR; encoded by the exons ATGACGAACAAAAACATGTCTTTACATCAAGACTCTGGAGGACTTTTAAACAATGCCAAAACTGCAGAGATGCAAGTGCAACCAACTTCAGAGACAATATCTCCAGAACCAGTACACGAATCTCTAGAGTTCTTCTATGGAGGAGGTGCTGCTTTTATAAACATCATGGTTACTTTTCCGCTAAACAAAGTTCTTTTTCGGCAGCAACTACACGGCATCGGTGTCGAGAGAGCCTTTGCGCAGTTGCAACGAGAAGGCCCGGCAATGATTTTTCGCGGTGTGTTACCACCGTTATTACAAAAGACAACATCAACAGCACTGATGTTTGGACTATATGATCAATATTCTAAAATGATTAGACACCAATTTCCATCTATTCCTGTTTCTTCAGCTAAAATGTTGGCAGCAGTTTTTTCAG gaACATCCGAAGCTATTCTTGTTCCATTTGAACGCGTTCAAACTGTTCTCCAAGACAACCGTCAAAAACATTATCGTAACACAATACACGTCTTCAAAGAATTGTACTCCAAATACGGTATTAAAGAACTATATCGAGGACTAACCCCGATCCTTTTGCGAAATGGCCCAAGCAACGCTGTTTTCTTCGGTTTTCGTCATGAGCTGAAAGACTTGTTACCGGAAGCTCAAACACAGACTGGAAATATTTTAAATGACTTTGTGAGTGGTGCGGTTCTTGGTGCTAGTATTAGCACCGTTTGGTATCCTATAAATGTTGTAAAAACTCGCATGATGGTGAAGGTTGGTGGAGAGTACCTCTCATTTCGGCAAACGTTCTGGAATATTTATTACGAGCGAGGCAAACGTTTGTATAGTTTATTCTATGGTGTTCATCTTAACTTCAGTCGCGCATTGATTTCTTGGGGCATTATCAACGCATCTTATGAACTTCTCAAGCAAACATTTACACCTAGATAG